GGTTCAACGGGCGTTTCCAATGACGGCGGAGGCTGCATGCGAATGAACCTATCCAATCGGTCTGCGAATGAAGAAATCGAAGATGAGCAGAATCACACGATAATAACTTCCCGGCCGCCGCTTCACCACGGGGTAAGCGAAAACCGCTTACGTCGAAAATATGAACCGCCCCGGAAGAAGGGTTTGCATGTTGGTCTCCTTCACTCCCTGGGGGGACTCTGGCTGGTCGGAGTCGACCAGCAGAATCGGCAATTCCGGAGCGAATTCCACCAGCACTTGCCGGCAGGCCCCGCAGGGTGAATGTCCGCCCGGCGTGGCCACAGCCATGGCAAGCCAGTTGTTTTCCGGTCCGGCTTTTCCTTCCCCCGCGGCAAT
The sequence above is drawn from the Pirellulales bacterium genome and encodes:
- the cdd gene encoding cytidine deaminase, with the protein product MPLGKLTPEQRQKLVQAACDIRRNAHAPYSKFHVGAALLTASGKIYTGCNVENASYGLTICAERNAVFTTIAAGEGKAGPENNWLAMAVATPGGHSPCGACRQVLVEFAPELPILLVDSDQPESPQGVKETNMQTLLPGRFIFST